Proteins encoded by one window of Glycine soja cultivar W05 chromosome 15, ASM419377v2, whole genome shotgun sequence:
- the LOC114388069 gene encoding lysM domain receptor-like kinase 3 isoform X3, which translates to MNLIQNLPLRLLPHLYIFLLHLYCTSSYPTPMNCTDTTRVCTSFLAFKPQPNQTLAVIQSMFDVLPGEITVEGNGWDYIFIRKNCSCAAGMKKYVSNTTLTVKSNGGFEHDLVMDAYDGLALLPNTTTRWAREGGVISLSLFCSCSSGLWNYLMSYVIRDGDSVESLASRFGVSMDNIETVNAIDNPDSLTVGSLYYIPLNSVPGELYHLKNDTPSAPIPSPSVDNFSADHVTQKAHVPHEWIVGGLGIGLALIILTIIVWVALRSPNCLVEARNNAKDSAGKISKKFYVFGNPSLFCGCGKPVDQHQTYGESSSHQITVTKASTLMPDMLDMDKPVVFSYEETFSSTDGFSDSNLLGRRTYGSVYHGLLRDQEVAIKRLTTTKTKEFMSEIKVLCKVHHANLVELIGYAVSHDEFFLIYEFAQRGSLSSHLHDPQSKGYSPLSWITRVQIALDAARGLEYIHEHTKTRYVHQDIKTSNIFLDASFRAKISDFGLAKLVGETNEGEIAATKVVNAYGYLAPEYLSNGLATTKSDVYAFGVVLFEIISGKEAIIQTQGPEKRSLASIMLAVLRNSPDTVSMSSTRNLVDPIMMDLYPHDCVYKMAMLAKQCVDEDPVLRPDMKQVVIFLSQILLSSVEWEATLAGNSQVFSGLVQGR; encoded by the exons ATGAATCTTATACAAAATCTCCCTTTAAGGTTGCTACCACACTTGTACATCTTTCTGCTTCATCTTTATTGTACAAGTTCTTATCCCACACCCATGAACTGCACCGACACAACTCGTGTTTGCACTTCTTTCTTGGCTTTTAAGCctcaaccaaaccaaaccttgGCTGTGATACAAAGCATGTTTGACGTGTTGCCCGGTGAGATCACCGTTGAAGGCAATGGCTGGGATTACATATTCATCAGGAAAAACTGTTCTTGTGCTGCTGGTATGAAGAAGTATGTGTCTAACACCACTCTCACTGTGAAATCCAATGGAGGTTTTGAGCATGATTTGGTGATGGATGCCTATGATGGGCTTGCTCTCTTGCCAAACACGACGACGCGTTGGGCAAGAGAAGGCGGTGTCATATCTCTGAGCTTGTTCTGTAGTTGTTCCAGTGGACTATGGAACTATCTAATGAGCTATGTCATCAGAGATGGGGACAGTGTTGAATCACTAGCAAGCCGGTTTGGGGTTAGTATGGATAACATTGAGACAGTGAATGCCATTGACAATCCTGATAGCCTCACTGTTGGTTCTCTCTATTATATACCTTTGAATTCGG TTCCCGGTGAGCTTTACCACTTGAAGAATGATACTCCATCAGCTCCAATCCCTTCGCCATCTGTTGATAATTTTTCAG CTGACCATGTGACCCAGAAGGCTCATGTACCCCATGAGTGGATCGTAGGAGGTTTAGGGATTGGTCTTGCTCTGATAATATTAACCATTATTGTGTGGGTGGCCCTGAGATCACCCAATTGTTTGGTTGAAGCCAGAAATAATGCAAAAGATTCTGCTGGGAAGATCTCTAAGAAGTTCTATGTTTTTGGGAATCCAAGTTTGTTTTGTGGATGTGGCAAACCTGTGGACCAACATCAAACTTATGGTGAATCCAGTAGTCACCAAATTACCGTTACCAAAGCATCAA CTCTAATGCCTGACATGTTGGACATGGATAAGCCTGTAGTTTTTtcatatgaagaaactttttctTCAACTGATGGTTTCTCTGATTCAAATCTACTTGGGCGCAGAACATATGGCTCTGTTTACCATGGGCTCCTCCGTGACCAG GAAGTTGCTATTAAAAGACTGACAACTACTAAAACTAAAGAATTTATGTCAGAGATAAAAGTTCTGTGCAAGGTTCATCATGCTAATCTG GTAGAATTGATCGGCTATGCGGTTAGTCATGATGAGTTTTTCCTAATTtatgaatttgctcagagaggTTCACTCAGCAGCCATTTGCATGATCCTCAAAGTAAGG GTTATTCACCTCTTTCTTGGATCACAAGGGTCCAGATTGCACTTGATGCTGCTAGGGGCCTTGAATACATACATGAGCATACAAAAACTCGTTACGTCCATCAAGATATCAAGACAAGCAACATTTTCCTTGATGCTTCCTTTAGAGCCAAG ATATCAGATTTTGGGTTAGCAAAACTTGTAGGTGAAACAAATGAGGGAGAAATCGCAGCAACCAAAGTTGTAAATGCATATGGATATCTTGCTCCAGA aTACTTGAGCAATGGTCTTGCAACGACCAAAAGTGATGTCTATGCATTTGGTGTTGTTCTTTTTGAGATTATATCGGGGAAGGAGGCCATAATTCAAACACAAGGCCCTGAAAAACGATCATTGGCATCTATT ATGTTGGCAGTTCTTAGGAACTCACCTGATACCGTGAGCATGTCAAGCACGAGAAACCTCGTTGATCCTATTATGATGGATCTATATCCCCATGATTGTGTGTATAAG ATGGCCATGCTGGCAAAGCAATGTGTGGATGAGGATCCTGTATTACGCCCTGATATGAAACAAGTTGTGATTTTCCTATCACAAATCCTGTTGTCTTCTGTTGAGTGGGAAGCGACTCTTGCTGGGAACAGCCAGGTATTCAGTGGCCTTGTTCAGGGAAGATAG
- the LOC114388069 gene encoding lysM domain receptor-like kinase 3 isoform X2 translates to MNLIQNLPLRLLPHLYIFLLHLYCTSSYPTPMNCTDTTRVCTSFLAFKPQPNQTLAVIQSMFDVLPGEITVEGNGWDYIFIRKNCSCAAGMKKYVSNTTLTVKSNGGFEHDLVMDAYDGLALLPNTTTRWAREGGVISLSLFCSCSSGLWNYLMSYVIRDGDSVESLASRFGVSMDNIETVNAIDNPDSLTVGSLYYIPLNSVPGELYHLKNDTPSAPIPSPSVDNFSVFSAADHVTQKAHVPHEWIVGGLGIGLALIILTIIVWVALRSPNCLVEARNNAKDSAGKISKKFYVFGNPSLFCGCGKPVDQHQTYGESSSHQITVTKASTLMPDMLDMDKPVVFSYEETFSSTDGFSDSNLLGRRTYGSVYHGLLRDQEVAIKRLTTTKTKEFMSEIKVLCKVHHANLVELIGYAVSHDEFFLIYEFAQRGSLSSHLHDPQSYSPLSWITRVQIALDAARGLEYIHEHTKTRYVHQDIKTSNIFLDASFRAKISDFGLAKLVGETNEGEIAATKVVNAYGYLAPEYLSNGLATTKSDVYAFGVVLFEIISGKEAIIQTQGPEKRSLASIMLAVLRNSPDTVSMSSTRNLVDPIMMDLYPHDCVYKMAMLAKQCVDEDPVLRPDMKQVVIFLSQILLSSVEWEATLAGNSQVFSGLVQGR, encoded by the exons ATGAATCTTATACAAAATCTCCCTTTAAGGTTGCTACCACACTTGTACATCTTTCTGCTTCATCTTTATTGTACAAGTTCTTATCCCACACCCATGAACTGCACCGACACAACTCGTGTTTGCACTTCTTTCTTGGCTTTTAAGCctcaaccaaaccaaaccttgGCTGTGATACAAAGCATGTTTGACGTGTTGCCCGGTGAGATCACCGTTGAAGGCAATGGCTGGGATTACATATTCATCAGGAAAAACTGTTCTTGTGCTGCTGGTATGAAGAAGTATGTGTCTAACACCACTCTCACTGTGAAATCCAATGGAGGTTTTGAGCATGATTTGGTGATGGATGCCTATGATGGGCTTGCTCTCTTGCCAAACACGACGACGCGTTGGGCAAGAGAAGGCGGTGTCATATCTCTGAGCTTGTTCTGTAGTTGTTCCAGTGGACTATGGAACTATCTAATGAGCTATGTCATCAGAGATGGGGACAGTGTTGAATCACTAGCAAGCCGGTTTGGGGTTAGTATGGATAACATTGAGACAGTGAATGCCATTGACAATCCTGATAGCCTCACTGTTGGTTCTCTCTATTATATACCTTTGAATTCGG TTCCCGGTGAGCTTTACCACTTGAAGAATGATACTCCATCAGCTCCAATCCCTTCGCCATCTGTTGATAATTTTTCAG TTTTTTCTGCAGCTGACCATGTGACCCAGAAGGCTCATGTACCCCATGAGTGGATCGTAGGAGGTTTAGGGATTGGTCTTGCTCTGATAATATTAACCATTATTGTGTGGGTGGCCCTGAGATCACCCAATTGTTTGGTTGAAGCCAGAAATAATGCAAAAGATTCTGCTGGGAAGATCTCTAAGAAGTTCTATGTTTTTGGGAATCCAAGTTTGTTTTGTGGATGTGGCAAACCTGTGGACCAACATCAAACTTATGGTGAATCCAGTAGTCACCAAATTACCGTTACCAAAGCATCAA CTCTAATGCCTGACATGTTGGACATGGATAAGCCTGTAGTTTTTtcatatgaagaaactttttctTCAACTGATGGTTTCTCTGATTCAAATCTACTTGGGCGCAGAACATATGGCTCTGTTTACCATGGGCTCCTCCGTGACCAG GAAGTTGCTATTAAAAGACTGACAACTACTAAAACTAAAGAATTTATGTCAGAGATAAAAGTTCTGTGCAAGGTTCATCATGCTAATCTG GTAGAATTGATCGGCTATGCGGTTAGTCATGATGAGTTTTTCCTAATTtatgaatttgctcagagaggTTCACTCAGCAGCCATTTGCATGATCCTCAAA GTTATTCACCTCTTTCTTGGATCACAAGGGTCCAGATTGCACTTGATGCTGCTAGGGGCCTTGAATACATACATGAGCATACAAAAACTCGTTACGTCCATCAAGATATCAAGACAAGCAACATTTTCCTTGATGCTTCCTTTAGAGCCAAG ATATCAGATTTTGGGTTAGCAAAACTTGTAGGTGAAACAAATGAGGGAGAAATCGCAGCAACCAAAGTTGTAAATGCATATGGATATCTTGCTCCAGA aTACTTGAGCAATGGTCTTGCAACGACCAAAAGTGATGTCTATGCATTTGGTGTTGTTCTTTTTGAGATTATATCGGGGAAGGAGGCCATAATTCAAACACAAGGCCCTGAAAAACGATCATTGGCATCTATT ATGTTGGCAGTTCTTAGGAACTCACCTGATACCGTGAGCATGTCAAGCACGAGAAACCTCGTTGATCCTATTATGATGGATCTATATCCCCATGATTGTGTGTATAAG ATGGCCATGCTGGCAAAGCAATGTGTGGATGAGGATCCTGTATTACGCCCTGATATGAAACAAGTTGTGATTTTCCTATCACAAATCCTGTTGTCTTCTGTTGAGTGGGAAGCGACTCTTGCTGGGAACAGCCAGGTATTCAGTGGCCTTGTTCAGGGAAGATAG
- the LOC114388069 gene encoding lysM domain receptor-like kinase 3 isoform X1, whose amino-acid sequence MNLIQNLPLRLLPHLYIFLLHLYCTSSYPTPMNCTDTTRVCTSFLAFKPQPNQTLAVIQSMFDVLPGEITVEGNGWDYIFIRKNCSCAAGMKKYVSNTTLTVKSNGGFEHDLVMDAYDGLALLPNTTTRWAREGGVISLSLFCSCSSGLWNYLMSYVIRDGDSVESLASRFGVSMDNIETVNAIDNPDSLTVGSLYYIPLNSVPGELYHLKNDTPSAPIPSPSVDNFSVFSAADHVTQKAHVPHEWIVGGLGIGLALIILTIIVWVALRSPNCLVEARNNAKDSAGKISKKFYVFGNPSLFCGCGKPVDQHQTYGESSSHQITVTKASTLMPDMLDMDKPVVFSYEETFSSTDGFSDSNLLGRRTYGSVYHGLLRDQEVAIKRLTTTKTKEFMSEIKVLCKVHHANLVELIGYAVSHDEFFLIYEFAQRGSLSSHLHDPQSKGYSPLSWITRVQIALDAARGLEYIHEHTKTRYVHQDIKTSNIFLDASFRAKISDFGLAKLVGETNEGEIAATKVVNAYGYLAPEYLSNGLATTKSDVYAFGVVLFEIISGKEAIIQTQGPEKRSLASIMLAVLRNSPDTVSMSSTRNLVDPIMMDLYPHDCVYKMAMLAKQCVDEDPVLRPDMKQVVIFLSQILLSSVEWEATLAGNSQVFSGLVQGR is encoded by the exons ATGAATCTTATACAAAATCTCCCTTTAAGGTTGCTACCACACTTGTACATCTTTCTGCTTCATCTTTATTGTACAAGTTCTTATCCCACACCCATGAACTGCACCGACACAACTCGTGTTTGCACTTCTTTCTTGGCTTTTAAGCctcaaccaaaccaaaccttgGCTGTGATACAAAGCATGTTTGACGTGTTGCCCGGTGAGATCACCGTTGAAGGCAATGGCTGGGATTACATATTCATCAGGAAAAACTGTTCTTGTGCTGCTGGTATGAAGAAGTATGTGTCTAACACCACTCTCACTGTGAAATCCAATGGAGGTTTTGAGCATGATTTGGTGATGGATGCCTATGATGGGCTTGCTCTCTTGCCAAACACGACGACGCGTTGGGCAAGAGAAGGCGGTGTCATATCTCTGAGCTTGTTCTGTAGTTGTTCCAGTGGACTATGGAACTATCTAATGAGCTATGTCATCAGAGATGGGGACAGTGTTGAATCACTAGCAAGCCGGTTTGGGGTTAGTATGGATAACATTGAGACAGTGAATGCCATTGACAATCCTGATAGCCTCACTGTTGGTTCTCTCTATTATATACCTTTGAATTCGG TTCCCGGTGAGCTTTACCACTTGAAGAATGATACTCCATCAGCTCCAATCCCTTCGCCATCTGTTGATAATTTTTCAG TTTTTTCTGCAGCTGACCATGTGACCCAGAAGGCTCATGTACCCCATGAGTGGATCGTAGGAGGTTTAGGGATTGGTCTTGCTCTGATAATATTAACCATTATTGTGTGGGTGGCCCTGAGATCACCCAATTGTTTGGTTGAAGCCAGAAATAATGCAAAAGATTCTGCTGGGAAGATCTCTAAGAAGTTCTATGTTTTTGGGAATCCAAGTTTGTTTTGTGGATGTGGCAAACCTGTGGACCAACATCAAACTTATGGTGAATCCAGTAGTCACCAAATTACCGTTACCAAAGCATCAA CTCTAATGCCTGACATGTTGGACATGGATAAGCCTGTAGTTTTTtcatatgaagaaactttttctTCAACTGATGGTTTCTCTGATTCAAATCTACTTGGGCGCAGAACATATGGCTCTGTTTACCATGGGCTCCTCCGTGACCAG GAAGTTGCTATTAAAAGACTGACAACTACTAAAACTAAAGAATTTATGTCAGAGATAAAAGTTCTGTGCAAGGTTCATCATGCTAATCTG GTAGAATTGATCGGCTATGCGGTTAGTCATGATGAGTTTTTCCTAATTtatgaatttgctcagagaggTTCACTCAGCAGCCATTTGCATGATCCTCAAAGTAAGG GTTATTCACCTCTTTCTTGGATCACAAGGGTCCAGATTGCACTTGATGCTGCTAGGGGCCTTGAATACATACATGAGCATACAAAAACTCGTTACGTCCATCAAGATATCAAGACAAGCAACATTTTCCTTGATGCTTCCTTTAGAGCCAAG ATATCAGATTTTGGGTTAGCAAAACTTGTAGGTGAAACAAATGAGGGAGAAATCGCAGCAACCAAAGTTGTAAATGCATATGGATATCTTGCTCCAGA aTACTTGAGCAATGGTCTTGCAACGACCAAAAGTGATGTCTATGCATTTGGTGTTGTTCTTTTTGAGATTATATCGGGGAAGGAGGCCATAATTCAAACACAAGGCCCTGAAAAACGATCATTGGCATCTATT ATGTTGGCAGTTCTTAGGAACTCACCTGATACCGTGAGCATGTCAAGCACGAGAAACCTCGTTGATCCTATTATGATGGATCTATATCCCCATGATTGTGTGTATAAG ATGGCCATGCTGGCAAAGCAATGTGTGGATGAGGATCCTGTATTACGCCCTGATATGAAACAAGTTGTGATTTTCCTATCACAAATCCTGTTGTCTTCTGTTGAGTGGGAAGCGACTCTTGCTGGGAACAGCCAGGTATTCAGTGGCCTTGTTCAGGGAAGATAG
- the LOC114388478 gene encoding putative pentatricopeptide repeat-containing protein At5g65820 gives MHRFSALFFRKRAISSLLSLVIRHETTVCHFFCTTSEVSSSRTSSLLPPPPHCNSTFDNHGCLTNQFGLIRLQEISINHTDDHTHDEFASDVEKVYRILRKYHSRVPKLELALRESGVVVRPGLTERVLSRCGDAGNLAYRFYSWASKQSGHRLDHDAYKAMIKVLSRMRQFGAVWALIEEMRQENPHLITPQVFVILMRRFASARMVHKAVEVLDEMPKYGCEPDEYVFGCLLDALCKNGSVKEAASLFEDMRYRWKPSVKHFTSLLYGWCKEGKLMEAKHVLVQMKDMGIEPDIVVYNNLLGGYAQAGKMGDAYDLLKEMRRKRCEPNATSYTVLIQSLCKHERLEEATRLFVEMQTNGCQADVVTYSTLISGFCKWGKIKRGYELLDEMIQQGHFPNQVIYQHIMLAHEKKEELEECKELVNEMQKIGCAPDLSIYNTVIRLACKLGEVKEGIQLWNEMESSGLSPGMDTFVIMINGFLEQGCLVEACEYFKEMVGRGLFTAPQYGTLKELMNSLLRAEKLEMAKDAWNCITASKGCQLNVSAWTIWIHALFSKGHVKEACSFCIDMMDKDLMPNPDTFAKLMHGLKKLYNRQFAAEITEKVRKMAADRQITFKMYKRRGERDLKEKAKEKKDGRKRRARQRQWGGGRQKL, from the coding sequence ATGCATAGATTTTCGGCGCTTTTCTTCAGAAAACGTGCTATTTCCTCCCTTCTATCATTGGTAATCAGACACGAAACCACCGTATGCCATTTCTTCTGTACTACCTCTGAGGTAAGTTCTTCTCGAACCTCTTCACtattaccaccaccaccacattGCAATTCAACATTTGACAACCATGGCTGCTTAACAAACCAATTTGGCCTCATTCGTCTCCAAGAGATTTCAATAAATCACACAGACGACCATACCCATGACGAGTTTGCTTCTGATGTGGAGAAGGTATATAGAATATTAAGAAAGTACCATTCTAGGGTTCCCAAATTGGAACTTGCTCTCAGAGAATCTGGAGTTGTTGTGAGGCCTGGATTAACAGAGCGTGTGTTGAGTCGGTGTGGTGATGCCGGGAATTTGGCGTATAGATTCTATTCCTGGGCCTCCAAGCAATCCGGTCATCGACTCGATCACGACGCGTACAAGGCAATGATTAAGGTTTTGAGTAGGATGCGGCAGTTCGGTGCTGTTTGGGCACTGATTGAGGAAATGAGGCAGGAGAATCCTCACTTGATTACGCCCCAAGTGTTTGTTATTTTGATGAGGAGGTTTGCCTCCGCGAGGATGGTTCACAAGGCGGTTGAAGTGTTGGATGAGATGCCCAAGTACGGCTGTGAGCCGGATGAATATGTTTTTGGGTGTTTGTTGGATGCTTTGTGCAAGAATGGAAGTGTTAAGGAGGCTGCTTCGCTGTTTGAGGACATGAGGTATCGGTGGAAACCGAGTGTGAAGCATTTTACTTCATTGTTGTATGGTTGGTGTAAGGAAGGGAAGCTTATGGAGGCCAAACATGTGTTGGTTCAGATGAAGGACATGGGCATTGAGCCGGATATTGTGGTTTACAACAACTTGCTTGGTGGGTATGCTCAAGCTGGCAAAATGGGGGATGCTTATGATCTTTTGAAAGAGATGAGGAGGAAGAGGTGTGAGCCGAATGCTACATCTTACACGGTTTTGATCCAGTCACTATGTAAACATGAAAGGTTGGAGGAGGCAACACGTTTATTTGTTGAGATGCAGACAAATGGTTGTCAGGCAGATGTTGTCACGTATTCCACATTGATAAGTGGATTTTGCAAGTGGGGAAAAATCAAAAGGGGTTATGAGCTTTTGGATGAGATGATACAGCAAGGGCATTTCCCGAATCAGGTTATTTATCAGCATATCATGTTGGCTCATGAGAAGAAGGAAGAACTGGAAGAATGTAAGGAACTGGTGAATGAGATGCAGAAGATTGGTTGTGCTCCAGATCTTAGCATCTATAATACAGTCATTAGGTTGGCTTGCAAGTTGGGTGAGGTCAAGGAAGGTATTCAGCTTTGGAATGAAATGGAATCAAGTGGGCTCAGTCCGGGCATGgacacctttgtcatcatgaTTAATGGGTTTCTTGAGCAAGGCTGTCTAGTTGAAGCTTGTGAGTATTTCAAAGAGATGGTTGGGAGAGGGCTTTTTACTGCTCCTCAATATGGTACCCTGAAGGAGCTGATGAATTCTCTTTTAAGAGCTGAGAAGCTTGAAATGGCCAAAGATGCTTGGAATTGTATCACAGCTTCTAAAGGATGTCAGCTAAATGTGAGTGCATGGACAATCTGGATTCATGCACTCTTTTCAAAAGGACATGTGAAGGAGGCTTGTTCATTCTGTATAGACATGATGGATAAGGATTTAATGCCAAATCCAGATACTTTTGCAAAGCTTATGCATGGTCTGAAGAAATTATATAACAGGCAGTTTGCAGCAGAGATCACGGAGAAGGTAAGGAAAATGGCAGCTGATAGGCAGATCACTTTCAAGATGTATAAACGGAGAGGAGAGAGGGACCTGAAAGAAAAggcaaaggaaaaaaaggatGGGAGGAAGAGGAGGGCGAGACAACGCCAATGGGGTGGAGGCCGtcagaaattataa
- the LOC114387537 gene encoding mitochondrial import receptor subunit TOM34-like: protein MPSSVEIRSICHSNSGGCFLKLGKYDNTIKECTEALELNPVCVKALVRRGEAHEKLEHFEEAIADFHLHSFVSHSATRAPCCRKTRKDEGGNDCKTERNGQFCPGPLWDECRQL, encoded by the exons ATGCCTTCATCTGTCGAAATACGTTCAATATGCCATTCAAACAGTGGTGGGTGCTTTCTTAAACTG GGAAAATAtgataacacaattaaagaatGCACAGAAGCATTAGAACTGAATCCTGTTTGCGTTAAAGCTTTGGTAAGAAGAGGAGAAGCTCATGAAAAGCTTGAGCATTTTGAAGAGGCCATTGCTG ACTTCCATCTTCATTCATTCGTAAGCCATTCAGCGACTAGAGCCCCTTGCTGCAGAAAAACGAgaaaagatgaaggaggaaATGATTG CAAAACTGAAAGAAATGGGCAATTCTGTCCTGGGCCGCTTTGGGATGAGTGTAGACAACTTTAA